The Magnolia sinica isolate HGM2019 chromosome 10, MsV1, whole genome shotgun sequence genome includes a window with the following:
- the LOC131217430 gene encoding cellulose synthase-like protein E6, producing MVMEKGNAKAKEYKQSNDMKPLGILIDGRGDPNAVDTEGVTLPTLIRVSSEISNGSIILNVDCDMYANNSELVRDAVCFFMDEENGHEIAYVQFPQNYNNMTKNNLYGTSMKIIPEMATIKMWIFLDWMAMEDLCTWALDVFTGESLSGKKYNKQNKEKWESIPIGRKVDESSHDSEERIKGLATCTYEENTQWGNEMGLKYGCPVEDVITGLSIQCRGWKSVYFNPVRKGFLGLAPTSLAQSLVQHKRWSEGDFQILTSKFCPFIYGHGKIKLALQMGYGIYCFWALNSFPTLFYVIFPSLCLYKGISLFPSIYSPWFLPFMYVIIAEYAYNILESLWHGMTLKGWWNEQRMWLLKRTTSYLFAFVDTLLLLSGIAKSAFIITAKVSDDDVSQRYEQEIMEFGSSSPMFTILASLAMLNLFCLIGGATRVMMDGGISVLETLMLQFLLCGSLVLINVPFYQGLFFRKDKGRLPTSLAITSVVVAVLACLISIY from the exons ATGGTGATGGAAAAAGGTAATGCAAAGGCCAAAGAATATAAACAATCAAATGATATGAAACCTTTGGGC ATATTAATTGATGGAAGAGGAGACCCAAATGCTGTAGATACCGAAGGAGTGACATTGCCAACTCTG ATAAGGGTGTCGTCGGAGATAAGCAATGGGTCGATcatcttgaatgtagattgtGATATGTATGCGAACAATTCGGAATTGGTGAGAGACGCAGTGTGTTTTTTCATGGATGAAGAAAATGGCCACGAGATTGCTTATGTGCAATTCCCACAGAATTACAATAACATGACGAAGAACAATCTTTATGGAACTTCCATGAAGATAATTCCTGAGATGGCTACAATCAAAAT GTGGATTTTCCTGGATTGGATGGCTATGGAGGACCTTTGTACGTGGGCACTGGATGTTTTCACAGGAGAGAGTCTGAGTGGGAAGAAGTATAATAAACAAAATAAGGAGAAATGGGAATCAATCCCCATTGGGAGGAAGGTGGATGAAAGCTCACATGACTCGGAAGAGAGAATAAAGGGTCTTGCAACTTGTACATATGAGGAGAATACTCAGTGGGGAaatgag ATGGGACTGAAATACGGATGTCCTGTGGAGGATGTGATTACAGGCTTGTCAATCCAATGCAGGGgatggaaatctgtatattttaaCCCAGTGAGGAAGGGTTTCTTAGGGCTTGCACCCACCTCATTAGCACAATCTTTGGTGCAACACAAGAGATGGTCTGAGGGTGACTTTCAGATACTTACATCCAAATTCTGTCCCTTTATATATGGGCATGGCAAGATAAAGCTGGCACTTCAAATGGGATATGGCATCTACTGTTTTTGGGCTCTGAATTCCTTTCCAACACTATTCTATGTCATCTTCCCTTCCCTTTGCCTTTATAAAGGGATTTCCTTATTTCCATcg ATCTACAGCCCATGGTTCCTACCGTTCATGTACGTGATCATTGCCGAGTACGCATATAACATCCTCGAGTCCCTTTGGCATGGTATGACACTCAAGGGCTGGTGGAATGAACAAAGGATGTGGCTACTGAAAAGGACGACTTCCTACCTCTTCGCGTTCGTGGACACCCTCCTCCTCCTATCAGGTATTGCCAAGTCAGCATTCATCATCACAGCCAAGGTGTCCGACGATGACGTGTCCCAGAGGTACGAGCAAGAGATCATGGAGTTTGGATCCAGTTCACCCATGTTTACCATCTTAGCTTCTCTTGCAATGCTCAATTTGTTTTGCTTGATTGGTGGGGCCACGCGAGtcatgatggacggtgggattagTGTTCTTGAGACGTTGATGTTGCAGTTTCTTTTATGTGGGTCATTGGTTTTGATTAATGTACCTTTCTATCAAGGGCTCTTTTTTCGCAAAGACAAGGGTCGCTTGCCAACTTCCCTTGCTATTACATCCGTAGTTGTAGCTGTGTTGGCTTGTTTAATTTCAATATATTAG